The following coding sequences lie in one Coraliomargarita parva genomic window:
- a CDS encoding 5-oxoprolinase subunit B family protein: MKFKLQSYGERGILVRELDEERRWRLIAAAEQCPPQGLAEYVPGYNTLLFYFKERYGFEHLEEWLGLHDVGSAGGGARLKGRSLRRIPVCYDGPDLEFVARVTGLRPEEVIQQHCTPVYTVRMIGFSPGFPYLEGLSPRLHLPRRDEPRNHIKPGSVAIGGPHAGIYSVASPGGWHLLGRTNVRLFDPGVACGSPATQAAACLLQAGDQVRFEVVEKLGDA; the protein is encoded by the coding sequence TTGAAATTCAAGCTCCAGTCATACGGTGAGCGTGGGATTCTCGTCCGGGAACTGGACGAGGAGCGCCGCTGGCGTTTGATTGCGGCCGCCGAGCAATGCCCGCCACAGGGATTGGCGGAGTATGTGCCGGGCTATAATACCCTGCTATTCTACTTCAAGGAGCGCTACGGATTTGAGCACTTGGAAGAGTGGTTGGGGCTGCATGATGTCGGTTCCGCCGGAGGCGGGGCACGGCTGAAAGGCCGAAGCCTGCGACGCATACCGGTGTGCTATGACGGCCCGGACCTGGAGTTTGTCGCCCGGGTCACGGGCTTGCGTCCGGAGGAAGTGATTCAGCAGCATTGCACGCCGGTTTACACCGTCCGGATGATCGGTTTTTCGCCGGGCTTTCCCTATCTGGAAGGGCTGTCTCCGCGCCTGCACCTGCCCCGCAGGGACGAACCCCGTAACCATATCAAGCCGGGTTCCGTTGCGATTGGCGGGCCACATGCGGGGATATATTCGGTGGCCAGTCCCGGCGGCTGGCACTTGCTGGGACGTACGAATGTCCGTCTGTTCGATCCGGGAGTCGCCTGTGGCAGCCCGGCTACGCAGGCCGCTGCGTGCTTGCTGCAGGCCGGGGATCAAGTGCGTTTCGAAGTAGTGGAGAAGCTCGGAGATGCCTGA
- a CDS encoding LamB/YcsF family protein — translation MGTLVLNCDLGEDEDLVQTAVLMSRIDAANICCGVHAGSNEKTRATLELARQHAVRIGAHPGLASDGGRGTGRVDTDAFRSLLEHQVGLFLQACESMNCTMDYIKLHGRLYHLVERDAALANAYLAFLDRLPSRPAVFALAGGSFSMMAREAGIEVYEELFADRGYLDDGHLVPRNEAGAVLQSHEAAVDRISQWISSGMMPARSRAVYLAAQTICVHSDSPGAVDLIDSLNILIKGA, via the coding sequence ATGGGTACACTCGTATTAAATTGTGACTTGGGAGAGGACGAAGACCTCGTTCAGACAGCAGTGCTGATGTCGCGTATCGATGCTGCCAACATTTGTTGTGGGGTGCATGCGGGCTCGAATGAGAAAACCCGTGCCACTCTCGAGCTGGCGCGCCAGCATGCCGTGCGGATCGGTGCACATCCGGGGCTCGCCAGCGACGGAGGACGTGGTACAGGGCGCGTTGACACAGATGCGTTCAGGAGCTTGCTCGAGCATCAGGTCGGATTGTTCCTGCAGGCTTGTGAGTCCATGAATTGCACCATGGACTACATCAAGTTGCACGGACGATTGTATCATCTCGTTGAGCGCGATGCGGCGCTCGCCAATGCTTATCTGGCCTTCCTCGACCGTCTGCCATCCAGGCCGGCTGTCTTCGCTCTGGCTGGAGGCAGCTTTTCCATGATGGCCCGGGAGGCGGGAATCGAGGTGTATGAAGAGCTCTTTGCGGATCGTGGCTATCTGGATGACGGCCATCTCGTTCCACGGAATGAAGCGGGAGCCGTCCTTCAATCGCACGAGGCCGCCGTCGACCGGATCAGCCAATGGATTTCGTCCGGCATGATGCCGGCCCGAAGCCGGGCGGTATACCTAGCCGCCCAGACGATTTGCGTGCACTCCGATTCGCCCGGAGCAGTCGACCTGATCGACAGCCTGAATATATTGATAAAGGGTGCATGA
- a CDS encoding hybrid sensor histidine kinase/response regulator → MSQPDSNFTPEDLLAASPDAVVVHDLKDNILYWNQTAEEFYGWSIDEIQGRPVTRIFYMDTAARKEALGILLDAGKWEGNLRQMDRNGDEHLVRARQSLLRHADGSPYAILSFNTDVTEQMKVADAEARAHQVRSSSLLAGGVAHELNNALAPIMLSSAMLKRTIEDERSRNMISMIEKCANRGAELIADLMAFERGRGGGNESIRATQIFRAIRRAREELVPESVQVQIEVDDNLWECRGDLKELTHVFRHIIQNSCESMPEGGSLLVQAGNRLFDENFESLAPQAKAGAYVSFVFKDTGVGIEPDLLARVAEPFYTTKEPKKGHGFGLANSQAIVKGHKGFMVLDSEKGRGTTLSIFLPAAISPEGIKGSAPPFPISAEGNGKLILVADDEFFIRETIKRTLEERGYSVITAEDGTEALAVYAARINDVDLVVTNVEMPFMDGPALCRALKKLSPELPILVSSGHKQPDKMQEIRQTGVEDFLSKPYTADNLAERISKILHIEGDQG, encoded by the coding sequence ATGTCCCAACCGGATTCCAACTTTACTCCCGAAGACCTACTCGCCGCTTCTCCGGATGCTGTTGTCGTTCACGACTTGAAGGACAATATTCTCTACTGGAACCAGACGGCAGAGGAATTTTACGGATGGTCGATCGACGAGATCCAAGGCCGTCCGGTAACGCGTATTTTTTATATGGATACTGCGGCGCGCAAGGAGGCACTGGGCATTCTGCTCGACGCCGGCAAATGGGAAGGCAACTTGCGCCAAATGGACCGCAACGGCGATGAGCACCTTGTCCGTGCCCGGCAAAGCCTTTTGCGTCATGCGGACGGCAGTCCGTATGCGATTCTCAGCTTCAACACCGATGTGACCGAGCAAATGAAGGTTGCCGATGCGGAGGCACGCGCCCATCAGGTGCGTTCCTCCAGCCTTCTGGCCGGCGGGGTGGCTCATGAGCTGAACAACGCACTGGCGCCGATCATGTTGTCCTCCGCCATGCTCAAGCGCACCATCGAGGACGAAAGGTCCCGCAACATGATTTCGATGATCGAAAAATGCGCCAATCGGGGTGCCGAGTTGATTGCGGACCTGATGGCCTTTGAACGGGGGCGGGGTGGCGGCAACGAGTCGATCCGCGCGACCCAGATCTTTCGCGCCATTCGTCGTGCCCGAGAGGAACTGGTGCCGGAGTCGGTTCAAGTACAGATCGAGGTGGATGACAATCTATGGGAATGCAGGGGAGACTTGAAGGAGCTGACCCATGTGTTTCGCCACATCATCCAGAATTCCTGCGAATCGATGCCGGAGGGGGGCAGCCTGCTGGTTCAGGCCGGCAACCGCCTCTTCGATGAGAACTTTGAAAGCTTGGCGCCCCAGGCGAAGGCGGGTGCCTATGTCAGTTTTGTTTTCAAGGACACCGGGGTTGGCATCGAGCCGGACCTTCTGGCTCGCGTTGCGGAACCCTTTTACACGACAAAGGAGCCCAAAAAAGGGCATGGCTTTGGCCTGGCCAATTCCCAAGCCATCGTGAAAGGCCATAAAGGCTTCATGGTTTTGGATAGTGAAAAGGGGCGGGGAACAACGCTGAGTATATTTCTGCCTGCTGCCATCAGTCCCGAGGGAATCAAGGGCTCTGCGCCACCGTTCCCCATCAGTGCCGAAGGCAACGGCAAACTGATTCTGGTGGCCGATGACGAATTCTTCATCCGGGAAACGATCAAGCGGACACTGGAGGAGCGTGGTTATTCCGTGATCACGGCCGAAGACGGGACGGAAGCCCTGGCGGTCTATGCGGCCAGGATCAACGATGTTGATCTGGTCGTCACGAATGTGGAGATGCCTTTCATGGATGGGCCGGCGCTCTGCCGCGCGCTAAAGAAGCTGAGTCCCGAGTTGCCAATCCTGGTTTCAAGCGGCCACAAGCAGCCTGATAAAATGCAGGAAATCAGGCAGACCGGCGTGGAGGACTTCCTCTCCAAGCCTTACACGGCCGATAATCTTGCGGAACGGATCAGCAAGATTCTTCATATCGAAGGGGATCAGGGCTGA
- a CDS encoding PAS domain-containing hybrid sensor histidine kinase/response regulator, whose translation MSLFLKRFVAEQRLALGLLCLVCVLGFGLLRIGYVSERDSRMSRLESGNIHMLELMQQQIARFCDESIQDSLLLSGLPSLARYSETPGAGTRQALEADFGNFAREGTGLLQIRFIRPDGMEQIRVEKSGLVIPEQQLQDKAERYYFQQGIQLPRGDIYISPLDLNVERGGIERPYRSTLRIVQAIYRSDAQLAGVLVVNFDADRLLRSLQAMDVNKALELLNSEGYWLMHRNSGQAWGFMFGGKEGTRIQDQQPELWSRITALGRGSFLSGAGDLYTWRTLSPYQSSVGGIRMQDSNGDYRWILLSRMPESMIEGVLNPVLFRNRILVASWMALVLVLLGGLLLKEYHRDQIASLQAMHSTILQNAEVAVISVGNNGIIQFLNEAAEKLTGWSSADLVGHYQPSIFHQRRELIDRAEILGKKFGQRLRPDVELFMRAAEFYGRYVDEWTYTKKNGEKIPVLLTVSPILNARGKVIGGMGVAVDITEQKRVQAALEESRKEAEKVVQMKSEFLAKMSHEIRTPMNGIIGLSHLLVNSGLDDESKRMAETLSRCAEVLLTVLNDILDFSKIEAGAMQLEATRFNLGEVMDNTMLLFAPQAASKSINLVNAIKEEMRCELIGDSHRLAQILGNLVGNAVKFTNEGEVRVSAQAVQSSADQVLVRFEVRDTGVGMPPEVQARIFKPFAQADSSISRNFGGTGLGLSITKNLVQIMGGEIGVSSTTGEGTTFWFEIRFPKAGERETEPRSAEVETIPESIQKLRLIVVDDDPTNRMVLSLQLKSLGLAVAVAESGAELLERLEAEPYDLVLLDCNMPELDGFEVARRIRANEQSGRFTACGHRIWLIAATAYVFEEERKKAVEAGMDDYLEKPSTEEGLIQVLCRVPKDL comes from the coding sequence ATGTCCCTATTCTTGAAACGCTTTGTGGCCGAACAACGGCTCGCACTGGGACTTCTCTGCCTAGTTTGCGTGTTGGGCTTCGGGTTGCTACGAATCGGCTATGTCTCTGAGCGTGACTCACGCATGAGCCGTCTCGAATCCGGCAACATCCACATGTTGGAATTGATGCAGCAACAAATTGCCCGCTTTTGTGATGAATCGATCCAGGACTCGCTGCTGCTAAGCGGTTTGCCGAGTCTCGCCCGATACTCGGAGACGCCTGGGGCGGGGACGCGGCAAGCACTTGAAGCGGACTTCGGTAATTTTGCTCGAGAAGGGACCGGTTTACTACAGATACGCTTCATACGTCCGGACGGGATGGAGCAAATCCGCGTCGAGAAGAGTGGACTGGTGATCCCTGAACAGCAGCTACAAGACAAGGCCGAGCGCTATTATTTTCAGCAGGGCATACAGCTCCCCCGGGGCGATATTTACATATCGCCGCTTGATCTGAATGTCGAACGGGGGGGAATCGAACGGCCTTATCGTTCGACTCTACGCATCGTTCAGGCCATCTACCGGAGTGATGCTCAACTAGCGGGAGTGCTGGTTGTCAATTTTGACGCGGACCGCTTGTTGCGCTCGCTTCAAGCCATGGATGTCAACAAGGCGTTGGAACTGTTGAATTCTGAAGGCTATTGGCTCATGCATCGCAATTCCGGGCAGGCTTGGGGTTTTATGTTTGGCGGAAAAGAGGGCACGCGGATCCAGGACCAGCAGCCCGAACTATGGTCCCGGATCACAGCACTCGGCAGAGGCAGTTTTCTCTCCGGGGCCGGAGATCTGTACACTTGGCGCACGCTCTCCCCCTACCAGTCGAGTGTTGGCGGCATCCGCATGCAGGACTCGAACGGGGATTATAGATGGATACTGCTGTCCCGCATGCCGGAATCAATGATTGAAGGGGTATTGAACCCGGTCTTGTTCCGTAACCGGATCCTGGTCGCTTCCTGGATGGCCTTGGTTCTGGTTCTTCTGGGAGGGCTTCTATTGAAGGAGTATCACCGTGACCAGATCGCGAGCCTGCAGGCGATGCATAGCACTATTTTGCAGAATGCGGAAGTCGCAGTCATTTCCGTCGGTAATAATGGCATCATCCAGTTCTTAAATGAAGCGGCCGAGAAATTGACCGGGTGGTCCAGTGCAGATCTAGTCGGGCATTACCAGCCATCCATTTTCCACCAACGGCGGGAGTTGATTGATCGCGCGGAAATCCTTGGAAAAAAGTTCGGTCAAAGGCTTCGCCCGGATGTCGAACTCTTCATGCGGGCGGCAGAATTCTATGGACGCTACGTCGATGAATGGACCTACACAAAGAAGAATGGTGAAAAAATACCGGTCTTATTGACGGTTTCCCCTATTTTGAACGCGAGGGGAAAAGTGATCGGCGGAATGGGGGTGGCGGTGGACATTACCGAACAGAAGCGTGTGCAGGCAGCACTGGAGGAATCACGCAAAGAAGCCGAGAAAGTTGTCCAGATGAAGTCCGAATTCCTGGCCAAAATGAGCCATGAGATCAGGACCCCGATGAATGGGATCATCGGCTTGTCGCACCTGCTGGTGAACTCCGGTTTGGATGACGAGTCCAAGCGCATGGCCGAGACCCTGTCCCGCTGTGCCGAAGTACTTTTGACGGTATTAAATGACATTCTGGATTTCTCCAAGATCGAAGCAGGCGCCATGCAACTGGAGGCGACTCGGTTCAATCTTGGAGAGGTGATGGACAACACCATGCTCCTGTTCGCCCCTCAGGCCGCCAGCAAGTCGATTAACTTGGTCAACGCAATTAAAGAGGAAATGCGGTGTGAACTGATCGGGGACAGCCACCGCCTGGCGCAGATTCTGGGCAACCTGGTCGGCAATGCGGTCAAATTCACGAACGAGGGTGAGGTGCGTGTCTCCGCGCAAGCCGTACAATCCAGCGCGGATCAGGTTCTGGTACGATTCGAAGTGCGGGATACCGGAGTGGGGATGCCTCCGGAGGTACAGGCGCGCATTTTCAAGCCATTTGCCCAGGCGGATTCCAGCATCTCACGGAATTTTGGTGGCACGGGGCTGGGCTTGTCCATTACGAAGAATCTGGTCCAGATCATGGGCGGGGAGATCGGTGTGAGCAGTACCACCGGAGAGGGAACGACATTCTGGTTTGAAATCCGTTTTCCCAAGGCGGGTGAAAGGGAAACGGAGCCGCGGTCGGCCGAGGTAGAAACCATCCCGGAGTCGATCCAAAAGCTGCGCTTGATCGTTGTGGACGACGACCCGACCAACAGGATGGTACTCAGCCTGCAATTGAAGTCATTGGGTTTAGCGGTGGCCGTTGCGGAGAGTGGGGCGGAACTGCTGGAAAGACTTGAGGCCGAGCCCTACGACCTGGTCTTGCTGGATTGCAATATGCCGGAACTGGATGGTTTCGAGGTGGCACGCCGGATTCGGGCAAACGAACAGTCCGGAAGGTTCACCGCATGCGGGCATCGGATATGGCTGATTGCGGCTACCGCCTATGTCTTTGAGGAGGAAAGAAAAAAGGCTGTTGAGGCAGGTATGGACGACTATCTGGAAAAACCCTCAACAGAAGAGGGCTTGATTCAAGTGCTTTGTCGTGTACCGAAGGATTTGTAA
- a CDS encoding AraC family transcriptional regulator: MKPTKESYSRYLPPDTSVSQWGWRLIDAGRQQCHPGGAYPAPGHPLAYQFDNNGRRVLSEYQILYISAGSGFFESSSCKLTTLSAGDACLIFPGEWHRYTPSSDTGWSEYWVGFEGREADRVVTTFFNRNNPVFQTIYSAELIRLFEQQLEWLQAPKAGGEQVLASHIPLQLSLMRASALSDLSNKPLTRRVVSKAKARLLEAGPERTDLEALAMELGISYSSFRSTFREHTGYSPREFENLIKLNKSKDMLRSGEYNVSDTAEALGFASVHYFSRAFKRQFGVSPLHWLEARKDVQP; the protein is encoded by the coding sequence ATGAAACCGACCAAGGAGAGCTACAGCCGATACCTGCCCCCCGACACAAGTGTGAGCCAGTGGGGTTGGCGCCTGATCGATGCCGGCCGGCAGCAGTGCCATCCCGGAGGCGCCTACCCAGCGCCCGGGCACCCCCTCGCCTACCAGTTTGACAACAACGGACGACGCGTGCTCAGCGAGTACCAGATCCTTTATATCTCGGCCGGGAGCGGCTTCTTCGAATCTTCCTCATGCAAGCTTACGACTCTATCCGCAGGAGATGCATGCCTCATTTTCCCCGGAGAGTGGCATCGCTACACCCCTTCCTCCGATACCGGATGGAGCGAATACTGGGTCGGCTTCGAGGGCCGGGAGGCAGACCGGGTCGTGACTACATTCTTCAATCGCAACAATCCGGTCTTCCAGACCATATATAGCGCAGAACTGATACGCTTGTTCGAGCAGCAACTGGAGTGGTTACAGGCACCCAAGGCCGGCGGAGAACAAGTCCTCGCCAGCCATATCCCCTTGCAATTATCCTTGATGAGGGCCAGCGCTTTGTCTGATTTGTCAAACAAACCTCTGACGCGACGAGTGGTTAGCAAGGCAAAGGCGCGCCTGCTTGAAGCCGGCCCCGAACGTACGGACCTCGAAGCCCTCGCCATGGAGCTAGGCATCAGTTATTCTTCCTTTCGGTCCACCTTCCGCGAGCATACAGGATATTCACCCAGGGAGTTCGAGAACCTGATCAAGTTAAACAAATCGAAAGATATGCTTCGTTCCGGCGAATACAACGTCTCCGATACGGCGGAGGCCCTGGGCTTTGCTTCCGTGCACTATTTCTCACGAGCCTTCAAGCGGCAGTTCGGGGTTTCGCCGCTACACTGGCTGGAGGCACGAAAGGACGTTCAGCCCTGA
- a CDS encoding L-rhamnose isomerase, giving the protein MFEKVKDQYASIGVDVEKALEVLAGTPISLHCWQGDDVGGFEGGDGELGSGLAVTGNFPGKARSIDELQQDLEKVLSILPGKHRLNLHAIYGDFGGKKVERDAIEASHFQGWIDWCKSQGIGMDFNPSCFSHPKADDGLTLSHPDEAIREFWITHCQLSRKIAAEAGKQLGSAAVTNVWVPDGMKDLPADRLGYRERLKSSLDRIFTEKLDQAHNIDAVECKLFGIGSESYVVGSHEFYMGYAIQNQTALCLDAGHFHPTETIADKVSSVLMYVPELLLHVSRGVRWDSDHVVLFDDQTQAIMQELVRCDALARTHIGLDFFDASINRIAAWAIGTRAAQKCLLLALLEPAKLLREAELAGDYTTRLALLEQSKAMPWAVIWEAFCERNNVPGELDLLSEVKDYESKVLSQRV; this is encoded by the coding sequence ATGTTTGAAAAGGTCAAAGATCAGTACGCCTCGATTGGCGTGGACGTAGAAAAAGCGCTCGAAGTGCTCGCCGGTACACCGATTTCCCTGCATTGCTGGCAGGGGGATGATGTCGGAGGCTTTGAGGGCGGCGATGGCGAGTTGGGGAGCGGCCTGGCCGTTACCGGCAATTTCCCGGGCAAAGCAAGAAGCATCGATGAATTGCAGCAGGACTTGGAGAAGGTGTTGTCGATCCTGCCCGGCAAGCACCGCTTGAACCTGCACGCCATTTACGGCGATTTCGGGGGCAAAAAAGTCGAACGCGATGCCATTGAAGCCTCCCATTTCCAAGGCTGGATTGATTGGTGCAAGTCGCAGGGGATCGGTATGGATTTCAATCCGTCCTGTTTTTCGCACCCGAAGGCGGATGATGGGCTGACCCTGAGCCATCCGGACGAGGCGATACGTGAATTCTGGATTACTCACTGCCAGCTGAGCCGGAAAATCGCCGCCGAAGCCGGCAAGCAGCTTGGTAGTGCCGCCGTGACCAACGTTTGGGTGCCGGACGGGATGAAAGACCTGCCTGCGGATCGTCTCGGTTACCGCGAGCGCCTGAAGTCCAGCCTGGATCGTATTTTCACTGAAAAGCTGGACCAGGCCCACAATATTGATGCGGTGGAGTGCAAACTCTTCGGTATCGGCTCGGAGAGCTACGTGGTTGGCTCGCACGAGTTCTACATGGGCTATGCGATCCAGAACCAGACCGCGTTGTGCCTGGATGCGGGGCACTTTCATCCGACCGAAACGATTGCGGACAAGGTTTCCTCGGTCTTGATGTATGTTCCCGAATTACTCTTGCACGTTTCACGCGGGGTACGCTGGGACAGTGACCACGTCGTGCTCTTTGATGACCAGACCCAGGCGATCATGCAGGAACTGGTTCGTTGTGACGCACTCGCACGCACCCATATCGGCTTGGATTTCTTTGATGCCTCCATCAACCGGATCGCCGCTTGGGCCATTGGCACGCGGGCTGCGCAGAAATGCCTCCTGCTCGCGCTGCTCGAACCTGCAAAGCTTCTGCGCGAAGCCGAATTGGCCGGCGATTACACCACGCGACTCGCACTCCTCGAACAAAGCAAGGCCATGCCCTGGGCCGTCATCTGGGAGGCGTTCTGCGAACGCAACAATGTTCCCGGTGAACTGGACCTGCTTTCCGAGGTCAAAGACTACGAGAGCAAGGTTCTTAGCCAGCGCGTCTGA
- a CDS encoding biotin-dependent carboxyltransferase family protein, translating to MPEPCIEILATGAGASLQDAGRPGWRRFGVPPGGVLDRYSAEHANRLVGNAPHAPVLEIIQQGFRLRALRDVWIGLAGADHCSGLASWTAAEIQAGAELVFDQPGTGLCSYLAVPGGFFAPRYFSSVSVDPRTGLGESVCAGMTLASMKSAPLWDDGRVAGRILSPELVRKFAKQVSLGLYPGPQYDSFDEAGRDAMTQAVWTVSRRSDRTGFRLEGPTLMVPPSIPSEPVLPGSIQVPGNGQPIITLNDGPTVGGYSKIAVIPEQELDWLVQCAPGTQIRFSWVHSY from the coding sequence ATGCCTGAACCATGTATTGAAATTCTGGCGACAGGCGCAGGCGCGAGCCTCCAGGATGCCGGCCGTCCGGGGTGGCGGCGCTTTGGTGTGCCTCCCGGTGGCGTACTGGATCGCTATTCCGCCGAACATGCGAACCGCCTCGTCGGAAATGCGCCCCACGCGCCGGTTCTCGAAATCATCCAGCAGGGTTTTCGCCTGAGAGCCTTGCGTGACGTCTGGATCGGTTTGGCCGGTGCAGACCATTGCTCCGGTCTCGCATCATGGACGGCGGCAGAGATTCAAGCAGGCGCGGAACTTGTCTTCGACCAACCCGGAACCGGCCTTTGTTCCTATTTGGCGGTGCCGGGTGGTTTTTTCGCGCCACGCTATTTCAGCAGTGTTTCGGTTGATCCCAGAACCGGCCTGGGCGAGTCGGTCTGTGCTGGAATGACGCTCGCATCCATGAAATCTGCGCCGCTCTGGGACGACGGGCGTGTCGCCGGCCGGATCCTGAGTCCTGAGCTGGTGCGTAAGTTCGCGAAGCAAGTGAGTTTGGGCCTATATCCCGGGCCGCAATATGACAGTTTTGATGAAGCCGGCAGGGACGCCATGACACAGGCCGTTTGGACGGTATCGAGACGTTCGGATCGCACCGGCTTCCGGCTGGAGGGCCCGACCCTGATGGTGCCGCCAAGCATTCCAAGTGAGCCGGTCCTTCCCGGCAGTATACAAGTCCCTGGAAATGGGCAGCCGATCATCACCTTGAATGACGGCCCCACGGTCGGCGGATACTCGAAAATCGCCGTCATTCCCGAACAGGAGCTGGATTGGCTCGTTCAATGTGCCCCCGGCACACAAATCAGATTCTCATGGGTACACTCGTATTAA
- the menD gene encoding 2-succinyl-5-enolpyruvyl-6-hydroxy-3-cyclohexene-1-carboxylic-acid synthase, producing MENTDHEIFDSLARSNVNSAWAAVCMEVLSRLGVEHVVISPGSRSTPLTVAAARNPKLDAIPILDERSAGFYALGLAKRSHKPVVLVCTSGTAAANYFPAVIEASMSGTPLLVFSADRPPELRDCSSGQTIDQFKLFGAYVRSFHEMALPEVSAEMLAYLRQRLVHAVDQATHHNPGPVHLNFPFRDPLAPSPADEPVVGKDVLEDASTVLTRICESVSLENALDTVAGERLASHTHGLIVVGDVNPKGGNEPFTDAVAMLSQKLGWPVLADVLNPLRGHAGEMPALVCNYDAILRDASSVDELSPTAVLQIGPLPTSKVLRQWLSRLDAVGFLLAEFPANTDPLHRVAVPMTGEVHRLAEHLSHQRSDPDWTLAWSTREIQVRKRIETALKAEQSSFEGKAAWLLSGHLPVGTPVFLAGSMSVRYAEWFWAAGNRACPVLANRGANGIDGTLGTAMGMAHGNRPSILLTGDLAFLHDSNALLAASRMQGSLTVVCLNNNGGGIFELLPVASLEPPFEAFFATPQEVDLAKLADAHGVAYQCIDDWDTFVRLINHLPARGLRVLELKTDRKVSRTALKQILNPN from the coding sequence GTGGAAAACACTGATCACGAAATATTTGACAGCCTGGCACGTTCCAATGTGAACAGCGCCTGGGCTGCAGTGTGCATGGAAGTCCTGTCCCGCCTCGGGGTCGAGCATGTGGTGATCTCGCCGGGGTCGCGTTCCACGCCCTTGACCGTGGCGGCGGCACGGAACCCAAAGCTGGATGCCATCCCCATTCTGGATGAGCGTTCCGCCGGCTTTTATGCGCTGGGATTGGCCAAGCGCAGCCACAAACCCGTGGTGCTGGTCTGTACTTCAGGAACGGCTGCCGCCAATTATTTCCCCGCAGTGATCGAAGCCTCCATGAGTGGGACGCCGCTGCTCGTATTTTCCGCAGACCGCCCCCCGGAATTGCGCGATTGCTCCTCCGGACAAACGATCGACCAATTTAAACTGTTCGGCGCTTATGTCCGTAGCTTCCATGAGATGGCCCTGCCCGAAGTTAGCGCGGAGATGCTGGCCTACCTGCGTCAGCGACTGGTACATGCGGTCGACCAGGCCACCCATCACAATCCCGGTCCAGTGCATCTGAATTTTCCATTTCGGGACCCGCTTGCTCCTTCGCCAGCAGACGAACCGGTGGTCGGGAAGGATGTCTTGGAGGACGCGTCCACCGTTCTGACTCGGATCTGCGAGTCGGTGTCGCTTGAGAACGCTTTAGATACCGTCGCGGGCGAACGCCTGGCCAGTCATACTCACGGCTTGATTGTCGTGGGCGACGTAAACCCGAAGGGAGGAAATGAGCCCTTTACCGATGCCGTGGCCATGCTGTCCCAGAAGCTGGGTTGGCCGGTACTTGCCGATGTCTTGAACCCGCTCCGCGGGCATGCCGGGGAGATGCCCGCGCTGGTTTGCAACTATGACGCCATCCTCCGGGATGCTTCATCTGTGGATGAACTGTCGCCGACTGCGGTTTTGCAGATCGGTCCTCTGCCCACAAGCAAGGTTCTCCGGCAGTGGCTTTCACGGCTGGATGCCGTGGGTTTTTTGCTTGCGGAGTTTCCTGCCAACACGGACCCCTTGCACCGGGTGGCCGTCCCGATGACCGGAGAGGTGCATCGATTGGCGGAACACCTGAGCCATCAGCGTAGCGACCCGGACTGGACGCTCGCTTGGAGTACGCGCGAGATTCAAGTACGGAAGCGTATTGAAACCGCCCTGAAAGCGGAGCAGTCTAGCTTCGAGGGGAAAGCCGCGTGGTTGTTGTCAGGACACTTGCCCGTAGGGACGCCTGTTTTCCTGGCGGGTAGCATGAGTGTTCGTTATGCGGAATGGTTCTGGGCAGCCGGAAACCGGGCTTGCCCGGTACTGGCCAATCGTGGCGCAAACGGAATCGACGGCACCCTGGGTACCGCCATGGGCATGGCACACGGGAACAGGCCTTCCATTCTCCTAACCGGAGACCTTGCCTTCCTGCACGACAGCAACGCACTGCTTGCGGCCTCACGAATGCAGGGGAGCCTCACGGTGGTCTGCCTTAATAACAACGGAGGCGGCATTTTCGAACTGCTGCCGGTCGCTTCACTGGAGCCGCCGTTTGAGGCGTTTTTCGCAACCCCGCAGGAAGTCGACCTGGCAAAGCTTGCCGACGCACACGGCGTGGCGTACCAGTGTATTGACGATTGGGATACCTTCGTCAGACTAATCAACCACCTGCCGGCGCGCGGCCTGCGCGTGCTTGAGTTGAAGACGGACAGGAAAGTGTCCCGTACTGCTTTGAAACAGATCCTTAATCCAAATTAG